In Listeria monocytogenes, the following proteins share a genomic window:
- a CDS encoding diguanylate cyclase domain-containing protein has product MKKITNNLFADIGFLFFILLCFITIGFMINTPDEYLRNIILLNITFLLVIITYFTNLTLGLILNVLYIFIYATYIIYEIVANQIAYGFGSYFWLIITPLFTVASAMFTRNTSRLQEENTKIKQQNLYLGTIDQETLLKNIVSFQNDERIFSSISRRYDLPLSLMVIKVRHWRELKRFQSEDEMRLALQDISAILETCIRTSDVLYLLDKSDATWGLLLLTDEPGGKLVADRIKSRIAEANTEEFAAKYRVKLELRIGTSQFDSEKVKTPLDFIELATKELEYDV; this is encoded by the coding sequence ATGAAAAAAATAACGAATAACTTATTTGCAGATATTGGCTTTTTATTTTTCATCTTGCTTTGTTTCATCACGATTGGTTTTATGATTAATACGCCGGATGAATATTTGCGAAACATTATTTTATTAAATATCACTTTTTTACTTGTGATTATCACCTATTTTACGAATTTAACGCTTGGTTTGATTTTAAATGTCCTCTACATTTTCATTTATGCGACTTATATTATTTATGAAATTGTCGCGAATCAAATCGCTTATGGTTTTGGTAGCTACTTCTGGCTTATAATCACGCCACTTTTCACCGTAGCGAGTGCGATGTTTACAAGAAATACGTCGAGGCTTCAAGAAGAAAATACAAAAATCAAACAGCAAAACCTATATTTAGGAACCATCGACCAAGAAACCTTGCTTAAAAATATCGTTTCATTCCAAAATGATGAGCGAATCTTTTCCAGTATTTCACGCCGTTATGATTTACCGTTGTCACTAATGGTCATCAAAGTACGTCACTGGCGCGAGTTGAAACGATTCCAAAGTGAAGACGAAATGCGACTTGCGTTACAAGATATTTCAGCGATTTTAGAGACTTGTATCCGCACGAGTGATGTCCTTTACTTATTAGATAAGAGCGATGCGACTTGGGGGCTTTTATTACTAACAGACGAACCGGGCGGGAAATTAGTTGCGGATCGAATCAAAAGCCGCATAGCCGAAGCCAACACCGAAGAATTTGCCGCGAAGTACCGTGTGAAGCTAGAACTTCGCATCGGAACAAGCCAATTTGATAGCGAAAAAGTCAAGACGCCACTTGATTTTATCGAGTTAGCGACAAAAGAATTAGAATATGACGTGTAA
- a CDS encoding class I SAM-dependent methyltransferase, whose protein sequence is MNLEEIVNCMLLNENDKEIQRTQTEHRIKLVDFWQVKKGDRVLEVGCGQGDTTAVLANAVGTSGFVQGIDIAPRTYGAPFTIGDATDHLKKSQLGAQMDFKLGTDILKGDITFPEDAFDVAVLSHASWYFSSKSELTLMLELLSKWAKRVCYAEWDTRITDVKQTSHMLAVLTQSSYEAFKQETQSNIRTFITPIDMQEIIQEHNWKMGAETSIFSEKMQDSRWEISYVKDFITKELEADLGLPEKFKAFLLSQSKLITLENSLPMASYCTSWQAK, encoded by the coding sequence ATGAACTTAGAAGAAATAGTCAATTGCATGTTATTAAACGAAAATGACAAAGAAATTCAGCGGACCCAAACGGAGCACCGCATCAAACTTGTTGATTTTTGGCAGGTGAAAAAAGGGGACCGGGTGCTGGAAGTTGGTTGTGGGCAAGGCGATACGACAGCTGTACTTGCGAATGCAGTTGGTACTAGTGGCTTTGTGCAAGGTATTGATATTGCACCACGAACTTATGGTGCCCCGTTTACCATTGGCGATGCGACAGACCATTTGAAGAAATCACAGCTCGGTGCGCAAATGGATTTTAAGCTAGGAACGGATATTTTAAAAGGGGATATCACTTTTCCAGAGGATGCTTTTGATGTAGCTGTTTTATCGCATGCTTCGTGGTATTTTAGTTCCAAAAGTGAGCTTACGCTGATGCTCGAATTACTAAGCAAGTGGGCGAAACGCGTTTGTTATGCGGAATGGGATACGAGAATTACGGATGTAAAACAAACATCACATATGTTAGCTGTGCTCACCCAGTCATCCTACGAAGCATTCAAACAAGAAACGCAGTCCAACATCCGAACATTCATCACACCAATAGATATGCAAGAAATCATCCAAGAGCACAACTGGAAAATGGGTGCGGAAACAAGTATCTTCTCAGAAAAAATGCAAGATAGCCGATGGGAAATTAGTTATGTAAAGGATTTTATTACAAAAGAATTAGAAGCCGATTTAGGTTTGCCAGAAAAATTCAAAGCATTTTTACTTAGTCAAAGTAAATTAATTACGCTTGAAAATAGTTTGCCAATGGCGTCATACTGCACTTCTTGGCAGGCGAAGTAA
- a CDS encoding MurR/RpiR family transcriptional regulator, which produces MLFLDKNLELNDTELDIYNYIVANLDKVVYMRIRDLATEAHVSTTTILRFCRKFGCNGFSEFRVKLQLYLEEQKLAQIDMADETTYIDFLKRTAQPEFKAQIQNAVEILRDRELVLFAGVGSSGVIAEYGAIYFSSLFTLALHIEDPLNHPFYHLSSKLSDKICMIAISVEGENEDIIRYIHQLKAQNCKVISITNSAKSTIARLSDANIAYYINKEMYQEANITSQLPALYTIENIAREIRTQLDKEKM; this is translated from the coding sequence ATGCTTTTTTTGGATAAAAATTTGGAATTAAATGATACGGAATTAGATATTTATAATTATATTGTGGCGAATTTAGATAAGGTTGTTTATATGCGGATTCGCGATTTGGCGACGGAAGCGCATGTGAGTACGACGACAATTCTACGTTTTTGCCGAAAATTTGGTTGTAATGGTTTTTCGGAGTTTCGTGTGAAGTTGCAGCTTTATTTGGAAGAGCAGAAGTTGGCGCAAATTGATATGGCGGATGAAACGACTTATATTGATTTTCTGAAACGGACGGCGCAACCAGAGTTTAAAGCGCAAATTCAAAACGCAGTGGAAATCCTCCGTGACCGCGAACTGGTTTTATTTGCTGGGGTTGGTTCGTCGGGCGTAATTGCTGAATATGGCGCGATTTATTTTTCGTCATTATTTACGCTGGCGCTACATATTGAAGATCCGCTTAACCACCCGTTTTACCATTTATCAAGCAAATTATCCGATAAAATTTGCATGATTGCGATTTCGGTGGAAGGGGAAAATGAAGACATCATTCGCTACATTCACCAACTGAAAGCACAAAATTGTAAAGTAATTTCGATTACAAATAGTGCGAAATCAACTATTGCAAGGCTATCTGATGCGAACATCGCTTATTATATTAATAAGGAAATGTACCAAGAAGCGAATATCACGTCCCAACTACCGGCACTATATACAATTGAAAATATTGCCCGGGAAATAAGAACACAACTTGATAAAGAAAAAATGTAA
- a CDS encoding SulP family inorganic anion transporter: protein MFKHILLSLNGYKISYLRNDVISGVGVAALTIPVAMGYAQVAGLPPIYGLYASFLPVIAYVIFASSPQLIFGIDATASAITGSIILGTAGLAAGSKEAIALAPILAFFCAIFLVLFSVLKLGRFAKYISAPVLSGFISGLSVSIIMGQIPKIMGLKESGDSFFSSLGIIFGQFFQSNWISFAMGVVTVIIVITCKKVIPKIPMSLVVLILGTMAAYFFRLDQYNVDIVGKIPVGFPSLALPDFGASSWALAIGGGLVCAIATFAGSLLPSESFAMRNKYTIDDNRELFAYGISNFVAAFSGCSPASASVSRTAANEQFRGKTQMVSIVAATIIALIVAFLSGLLYYMPQPVLSGIVFAALVGIIDVDVLKGLFKVSRREATVWIVAALGTLLVGVIFGVLLGIFLSFINVVSRSMKSPIAILGVIEGRHGYFDLKRKPEAKPIPNVVIYRYSASLFFGNFNKFADGLKEAVQDDTKLVIFEASAIINIDTTATESMKDLLKWLDDKGIEYYFADLIDHLKTSFRKHDLGYIIDNGYTKKTVEDALDAYHAEHK, encoded by the coding sequence ATGTTTAAACACATCTTGCTTTCACTAAATGGGTACAAAATATCCTATTTACGAAATGATGTCATTTCAGGCGTTGGTGTTGCTGCACTGACGATTCCAGTTGCAATGGGATATGCACAAGTAGCAGGACTTCCACCCATTTATGGATTATATGCGTCATTTTTACCGGTTATTGCCTATGTTATATTTGCCAGTTCACCGCAGCTTATTTTCGGAATTGATGCAACGGCAAGTGCTATCACAGGATCCATCATTTTAGGAACGGCTGGACTTGCTGCCGGATCTAAAGAAGCTATCGCGCTCGCCCCAATTCTCGCATTCTTTTGTGCAATATTTTTAGTTCTTTTCTCCGTATTAAAATTAGGACGTTTCGCAAAATACATATCAGCCCCAGTTCTTAGCGGATTCATTTCCGGACTTAGTGTCTCCATCATTATGGGGCAAATTCCTAAGATAATGGGCCTAAAAGAAAGCGGAGATAGTTTCTTCTCTAGTCTAGGCATTATTTTCGGACAGTTTTTCCAGTCCAATTGGATTTCATTTGCCATGGGCGTAGTTACAGTCATTATTGTTATCACTTGTAAAAAAGTTATACCAAAAATCCCTATGTCGCTTGTTGTTTTAATACTTGGGACAATGGCTGCTTATTTCTTTAGATTAGATCAATATAATGTCGATATTGTTGGTAAAATCCCAGTTGGTTTCCCTTCGCTAGCACTTCCAGATTTTGGTGCAAGCTCGTGGGCACTGGCGATTGGCGGCGGTCTAGTCTGTGCCATCGCAACGTTTGCCGGTTCGCTTTTGCCAAGTGAAAGTTTTGCTATGAGAAACAAATATACGATTGATGATAATCGTGAGTTATTTGCTTACGGGATTTCTAATTTCGTCGCTGCGTTTTCTGGTTGTTCCCCAGCAAGTGCCAGCGTATCAAGAACTGCTGCTAACGAACAATTTCGTGGTAAAACACAAATGGTTTCTATCGTTGCTGCGACCATTATTGCACTAATCGTTGCCTTCCTAAGTGGATTGCTTTACTATATGCCACAGCCAGTTCTTTCAGGTATCGTATTTGCTGCCCTTGTAGGTATTATTGATGTAGATGTGTTAAAAGGTTTATTCAAAGTTTCTCGTCGTGAAGCAACTGTTTGGATTGTTGCAGCACTTGGTACCCTTTTAGTTGGCGTTATTTTCGGGGTACTACTTGGGATTTTCCTATCATTCATTAACGTAGTAAGTCGTTCGATGAAATCACCAATTGCCATTCTTGGAGTGATCGAAGGACGTCACGGTTATTTCGATTTAAAACGTAAACCAGAAGCAAAACCAATTCCAAATGTTGTCATTTATCGTTATAGCGCTTCTCTTTTCTTCGGGAATTTCAATAAATTCGCAGATGGCTTAAAAGAAGCTGTCCAAGATGATACAAAACTAGTCATTTTCGAAGCGAGTGCGATTATTAATATTGATACAACCGCAACCGAATCTATGAAAGACTTGCTTAAATGGCTTGATGACAAAGGCATTGAATATTACTTTGCTGACCTAATCGACCATTTGAAAACCAGCTTTAGAAAACATGATCTTGGCTATATTATCGATAACGGCTACACGAAGAAAACCGTGGAAGACGCGCTCGATGCTTATCATGCCGAACATAAATAA
- a CDS encoding SMI1/KNR4 family protein: MNRNELVNLLNKHAEIVNLGTSEDAPSTEWVNNAEKALSIKLPSDYKWFLETYGGGDICGEEIYSIYSIPFDEAVGGDIVYQNVISSNNIMNGYVVVSNTDFGEEFFFDIKDMEKIYISLGAQKELYANNFIEYLNKRLMSYI, encoded by the coding sequence ATGAATAGAAATGAATTAGTGAATTTGCTTAATAAACACGCTGAAATCGTAAATTTGGGTACTTCTGAAGATGCCCCTTCAACTGAATGGGTTAATAATGCGGAAAAGGCACTATCTATTAAATTACCAAGTGATTATAAATGGTTTTTAGAGACCTATGGTGGAGGAGATATTTGTGGTGAGGAAATATATAGTATCTATAGTATCCCCTTTGACGAAGCTGTAGGTGGTGACATTGTTTATCAGAATGTCATCTCTAGCAATAATATTATGAATGGTTATGTGGTTGTATCTAATACTGATTTTGGCGAAGAGTTCTTTTTTGATATTAAAGATATGGAAAAAATATACATATCTTTAGGCGCACAAAAAGAGTTATATGCAAACAATTTCATTGAATATCTAAATAAAAGATTAATGTCATATATTTAA
- a CDS encoding glycosyltransferase — MVVADYLALFAVVCIWGLLLINIVLIVAGYVYYLKNEARKVPEIPAEVPFVSVMVPAHNEGKVIVKTVESLLAFDYPVDRYEIIVINDNSSDNSAELLAAIQAKNPTRFLKIINTDNITGGKGKSNALNIGFAESRGELVAIYDADNTPERQALRILVGEITNDAKLGAVIGKFRTRNRDASWLTRFINIETLSFQWMAQAGRWALFKLCTIPGTNFIVRRSLLEEIGGWDVKAVAEDTEISFRIYMMGYRIKFQAKAVTWEQEPQTLPVWFKQRSRWAKGNIYVILKNVPLLFKREGRRVRFDILYFLSIYFLLLTSLIVSDVLLVLYALGLVHTTLAGLSGALWLLAILLFIAGTFITLTTEKGEISFSNLLFIMLMYVTYCQLWMVVAAYGFFIFLKDTVLKRETKWYKTERF, encoded by the coding sequence ATGGTCGTTGCAGATTATTTAGCATTATTCGCGGTGGTATGTATTTGGGGACTTTTGCTAATTAATATTGTGTTAATTGTTGCAGGATATGTTTATTATTTGAAAAATGAAGCGCGAAAAGTACCTGAAATACCAGCGGAAGTACCATTTGTTTCTGTCATGGTGCCGGCCCATAATGAAGGAAAAGTAATCGTGAAAACAGTTGAATCACTGCTTGCTTTTGATTATCCGGTCGATCGTTACGAAATCATTGTCATTAATGATAATTCTTCAGATAATAGCGCGGAACTTTTAGCCGCCATTCAAGCAAAAAATCCGACACGCTTTTTAAAAATTATTAATACCGATAATATTACAGGCGGAAAAGGAAAATCGAATGCGCTCAATATTGGATTTGCGGAAAGTCGCGGGGAACTGGTAGCGATATATGATGCCGATAACACCCCTGAACGGCAAGCGCTAAGAATTCTTGTTGGCGAAATTACGAATGATGCAAAACTTGGCGCGGTTATCGGTAAATTTAGAACGCGGAATCGAGATGCGAGCTGGTTAACGCGATTTATCAATATTGAAACGCTGAGTTTTCAGTGGATGGCTCAGGCCGGCAGATGGGCCCTCTTCAAACTGTGCACGATTCCTGGCACTAATTTTATTGTAAGAAGGTCGCTCCTAGAAGAAATCGGTGGCTGGGACGTGAAAGCTGTCGCGGAAGATACCGAGATTAGTTTTCGGATTTATATGATGGGTTACCGAATCAAATTCCAAGCGAAGGCTGTTACGTGGGAACAAGAGCCGCAAACATTACCAGTTTGGTTCAAACAGCGCTCAAGATGGGCGAAAGGCAATATTTATGTAATTTTAAAAAACGTTCCACTCCTTTTTAAACGAGAAGGTAGGCGCGTTCGCTTTGATATTTTATACTTTTTATCGATTTACTTTTTATTATTAACTTCCTTGATTGTTAGTGATGTTTTACTCGTATTATATGCGCTTGGACTTGTACATACAACACTTGCTGGCCTTAGTGGGGCGCTTTGGTTGCTTGCCATTTTACTTTTTATCGCAGGTACATTTATTACACTTACTACGGAAAAAGGGGAAATCAGTTTTTCGAATTTGTTATTTATTATGTTGATGTATGTGACGTATTGCCAGCTTTGGATGGTGGTCGCCGCATATGGATTCTTTATTTTCTTAAAAGATACCGTACTAAAAAGGGAAACCAAATGGTATAAAACCGAGCGTTTCTAA
- a CDS encoding MerR family transcriptional regulator: MQIKDLAELTGVSVRTLHHYDKIGLLVPQKDDWNGYRIYSENDVDKLQQILFFKELDFPLKKIKQILDDPFFDKNVALDLQRHLLIEKKQRIETMLATLDQTIRNEKGEITMTNKEKFTGFDFSTNPYEEEAKKRWGDKVVEKANEKVNNMSEKEKLTLKESFDAEFRHLASVRELAPESEEAQLAIDHFFHYLNDTHGNIYSLEAFAGLGEMYVADERFTKNIDQFGDGLSHFLKEAMNIYAKTK, encoded by the coding sequence ATGCAAATAAAAGATTTGGCTGAACTCACCGGTGTCAGTGTGCGCACACTCCACCACTACGATAAAATAGGCCTACTTGTCCCACAAAAAGATGACTGGAATGGCTATCGTATTTATTCAGAAAACGATGTCGACAAATTACAACAAATTCTTTTCTTTAAAGAACTCGATTTCCCTTTGAAAAAAATAAAACAAATTCTTGATGATCCTTTTTTCGATAAAAATGTTGCTTTAGATTTGCAGCGTCACTTACTAATAGAAAAAAAGCAGCGAATTGAAACCATGCTAGCAACCCTCGATCAGACCATTAGGAATGAAAAAGGAGAAATAACAATGACAAACAAAGAAAAATTCACTGGTTTTGATTTTTCCACCAATCCATACGAAGAAGAAGCAAAAAAACGTTGGGGCGATAAAGTAGTAGAAAAAGCCAATGAAAAAGTAAATAATATGAGCGAAAAAGAAAAATTAACTTTAAAAGAAAGTTTCGACGCAGAATTTCGTCATTTAGCATCTGTTCGAGAACTTGCTCCAGAGTCAGAAGAAGCCCAACTCGCTATTGACCATTTTTTCCATTACTTGAATGACACCCACGGCAATATTTATTCCCTAGAAGCCTTCGCTGGTCTTGGGGAAATGTACGTTGCTGATGAGCGCTTCACTAAAAATATCGATCAGTTCGGTGATGGCCTTTCTCACTTCCTCAAAGAAGCCATGAATATTTATGCCAAAACCAAATAA
- a CDS encoding 6-phospho-beta-glucosidase — translation MTKGIKIATIGGGSSYTPELIEGFIKRQDELPVRELWLVDVEAGREKLEIVGNLAKRMVEKAGVDMEVHLTLDREEALKGADFVTTQLRVGLLDARVKDERIPNSYGVVGQETNGPGGMFKGLRTIPVILDICKDMERLCPDAWLINFANPAGMVTEAVLRYSNQKKVVGLCNGPIGIERNIAETLGVDVSEIYVEFVGLNHMVFAKTVYHNGKDVTKDVVFKMTEDEAGSSLKNINATGWDKTFLRTLNMIPIDYLRYYWQTKQQLEDQARAYAEHGTRAEVVKKVEAELFELYKQEELAEKPKQLEQRGGAYYSEAACNLINSIYNDKRDIQIVNTRNNGAILDIDPDSAVETNCVITRQGPIPLASGRLPIAINGIIQEIKTFERLTAEAAVTGDYDKALLAMTINPLTPSESVAREMLDELLEAHKEYLPNFFK, via the coding sequence ATGACTAAAGGTATTAAAATCGCAACTATTGGTGGCGGATCAAGTTATACACCTGAACTAATCGAAGGATTTATTAAACGTCAAGACGAATTACCAGTTCGTGAACTATGGTTAGTCGACGTAGAAGCTGGCCGTGAAAAATTAGAAATCGTTGGTAATTTAGCAAAACGTATGGTAGAAAAAGCTGGCGTTGACATGGAAGTACATTTAACACTAGACCGTGAAGAAGCTTTAAAAGGGGCAGATTTCGTAACAACACAATTACGTGTAGGTTTACTAGATGCACGTGTGAAAGATGAGCGCATTCCGAATTCATATGGCGTTGTTGGTCAAGAAACAAACGGACCAGGCGGCATGTTCAAAGGACTTCGCACAATCCCAGTTATTTTAGATATTTGTAAAGACATGGAACGCCTTTGCCCAGATGCTTGGTTAATCAACTTTGCTAACCCTGCAGGAATGGTAACAGAAGCAGTTCTTCGTTACAGTAACCAAAAGAAAGTTGTCGGCTTATGTAACGGCCCTATCGGCATCGAACGCAATATCGCAGAAACTCTTGGCGTAGACGTTTCTGAAATTTATGTAGAATTCGTTGGTCTAAATCACATGGTATTCGCGAAAACTGTTTATCATAATGGCAAAGACGTAACAAAAGATGTTGTTTTCAAAATGACAGAAGATGAAGCTGGCTCAAGCCTTAAGAACATCAACGCAACTGGTTGGGACAAAACGTTCTTACGTACACTAAACATGATTCCAATCGACTACTTGCGCTACTACTGGCAAACAAAACAACAACTGGAAGACCAAGCTCGCGCATACGCAGAACATGGTACTCGTGCAGAAGTTGTTAAAAAAGTAGAAGCTGAACTTTTTGAGCTTTACAAACAAGAAGAACTTGCTGAAAAACCAAAACAATTAGAACAACGCGGCGGCGCTTACTACAGTGAAGCAGCATGTAACCTAATTAACTCTATCTACAACGACAAACGCGACATTCAAATCGTTAATACTCGTAACAATGGTGCCATCCTTGATATCGACCCTGATTCCGCAGTAGAAACAAACTGTGTCATCACTCGCCAAGGCCCAATTCCACTAGCAAGCGGACGCCTTCCAATCGCTATCAACGGCATCATCCAAGAAATCAAAACTTTCGAGCGCCTAACAGCCGAAGCAGCAGTTACTGGTGATTACGACAAAGCACTCCTTGCAATGACAATCAACCCACTAACTCCAAGCGAATCTGTAGCCCGCGAAATGCTGGACGAACTTTTAGAAGCGCATAAAGAGTATTTACCGAATTTCTTTAAATAA
- a CDS encoding cellulose biosynthesis cyclic di-GMP-binding regulatory protein BcsB, which translates to MKKLTVIGLLIFAVLFLYRPDVLAADKNYQTVFGTDKTAQGKFTTTKQNFTVENYWDVSNANVKLVYTITQLSEKEVSTMTLKINDVAFYSFKPDKADKGTKQIEIEIPKDKLKKGVNVLSIESFVYTDLPDGRCTIDDTPANWLQFDKTSAVNVSYSDKAFQKTIAEFGERFTGIDTVKSEQGAVAVSNKAGDAELGAALEGLSGFSAANTLEDKNIAFGQYEEAKTRDGKNYLVLFSSYDNLPNDLKSQIKDDNKLEKQALFQVVTVGNTNTLVVTSKSNDALKKAGKLIANQNYLSQLGTNTKWLTTDEKIDTPATSVDKNTKLTTTGDKLKGIGHITQDYFISMPANRSASTGTEVSLDFRYAQNLDFEHSLVTILVNGKPIGSQKLTAKKANGDKLTFQIPSDLNVKGDFSVTVAFDLILTNNYCGFIADSEIPWAYITPESKINLNTSEETDLLFEQYPYPFIANGDFNNAVVVVPDKLTTEDTDSLANIFNLLGRFHDGNRGDLTAVHAANWKKPKEGSNIIAVGTMKNNPVIKNANDDLYFQYNKTGEYFLSNEKISIEKNYGKQLGSVQLITSDGVPILAVTGPGTKQTELGSDLIATKANLAKIYGDGAIVDTDNTIHSYRFKKAADTKEESFGSKISNNKEVTVFGAFALLSVVILVVAVLLILRKYRRSRK; encoded by the coding sequence ATGAAAAAATTAACTGTAATCGGGCTGCTTATATTCGCCGTACTATTTCTGTATAGGCCAGACGTTCTCGCAGCAGATAAAAACTATCAAACGGTTTTTGGAACAGATAAAACCGCCCAAGGAAAATTCACAACCACCAAACAAAACTTCACGGTGGAAAACTACTGGGATGTATCAAACGCTAACGTAAAGCTTGTGTATACAATTACCCAACTGAGCGAAAAAGAAGTTTCCACGATGACACTGAAAATAAACGATGTTGCGTTCTACTCTTTTAAACCAGATAAAGCAGACAAAGGAACAAAACAAATTGAAATCGAAATCCCGAAAGATAAGCTGAAAAAAGGGGTAAATGTTCTATCCATCGAAAGCTTTGTCTACACTGATTTGCCTGATGGTCGTTGTACGATTGACGATACACCTGCCAACTGGCTGCAATTCGATAAAACAAGCGCAGTAAACGTATCTTATTCCGATAAGGCTTTCCAAAAAACGATTGCCGAGTTTGGCGAGCGTTTCACTGGAATTGATACTGTGAAAAGTGAACAAGGCGCAGTAGCTGTCTCAAACAAAGCCGGCGATGCCGAACTTGGCGCAGCACTTGAAGGGCTTTCAGGATTTTCTGCGGCGAATACGTTAGAAGATAAAAATATCGCTTTTGGTCAATACGAGGAAGCAAAAACGCGTGACGGTAAAAACTATCTCGTACTTTTTTCAAGCTATGACAATTTACCAAATGATCTCAAATCACAAATAAAAGACGATAATAAACTTGAAAAACAAGCACTTTTCCAAGTAGTGACAGTCGGAAATACGAATACACTCGTGGTCACTTCTAAATCCAACGATGCACTAAAGAAAGCCGGCAAACTAATCGCCAACCAAAATTACTTAAGCCAGCTCGGGACAAATACTAAATGGCTAACAACAGACGAAAAAATCGATACGCCAGCGACTAGCGTTGACAAAAATACGAAACTAACAACAACTGGCGATAAACTAAAAGGCATTGGTCATATCACACAAGATTACTTCATCAGCATGCCAGCCAACCGTAGCGCATCAACAGGAACAGAAGTATCACTTGATTTTAGATATGCGCAAAACTTGGATTTCGAGCATTCATTAGTAACGATTTTAGTAAACGGAAAACCGATTGGTAGCCAAAAACTTACCGCTAAAAAAGCTAATGGCGACAAATTGACGTTCCAAATTCCGAGCGATTTAAACGTAAAAGGCGATTTTTCAGTTACGGTTGCCTTTGATTTAATCTTAACGAATAACTATTGTGGTTTTATTGCAGATTCTGAAATCCCGTGGGCGTATATCACCCCAGAATCAAAAATCAATTTAAACACAAGCGAAGAAACAGACTTGCTTTTTGAACAATATCCATATCCATTCATTGCCAATGGTGACTTTAACAATGCAGTTGTCGTTGTTCCCGATAAATTAACGACAGAAGATACAGATTCATTAGCAAATATTTTCAATCTGTTAGGCCGCTTCCATGATGGAAATAGAGGAGACTTGACTGCCGTACATGCCGCCAACTGGAAAAAACCAAAAGAAGGATCGAACATTATTGCAGTCGGTACAATGAAGAATAATCCAGTTATCAAAAATGCCAACGACGACCTATATTTCCAGTACAACAAAACAGGCGAGTACTTCCTTTCCAATGAAAAAATATCAATTGAAAAAAATTACGGCAAACAACTCGGTAGTGTGCAGTTGATTACCTCAGATGGCGTCCCAATTCTAGCAGTTACTGGTCCAGGCACTAAACAAACAGAACTCGGATCAGATTTAATCGCCACAAAAGCTAACCTAGCTAAAATTTACGGAGATGGCGCCATTGTTGATACAGATAACACGATACATTCCTACCGATTCAAAAAAGCAGCAGATACAAAGGAAGAAAGCTTTGGATCAAAAATCAGTAACAACAAAGAAGTCACTGTGTTCGGAGCATTCGCGCTTCTATCCGTTGTTATCTTAGTTGTCGCTGTCCTACTAATCTTGCGTAAATATCGCCGGAGCCGGAAGTGA
- a CDS encoding ACT domain-containing protein codes for MRAVLTVIGKDNVGIVAGVSNKLAELNINIVDVSQTIMDGYFTMMMMCDISQITKEFDEVKAELAGKGEDLQVKIHIQREEIFNAMHKL; via the coding sequence GTGAGAGCTGTACTTACTGTAATTGGAAAAGATAATGTGGGTATTGTCGCAGGTGTTAGTAATAAATTAGCTGAACTGAATATCAATATTGTGGATGTATCCCAAACGATTATGGATGGCTATTTTACAATGATGATGATGTGCGATATTAGCCAAATCACAAAAGAATTTGATGAAGTAAAAGCAGAATTAGCCGGAAAAGGTGAAGACCTCCAAGTAAAAATACATATTCAGCGGGAAGAAATTTTCAACGCAATGCACAAACTTTAG